The Streptomyces sp. NBC_01275 genome has a segment encoding these proteins:
- a CDS encoding histidine kinase codes for MNRTDDRLLPVLLICAQAVVWPGAALARGDVPSASALLVAALVAGLVTAALALRRTRPVTTLVLVAAACALGAGPLPTGATAVLGTAGVALALFTVATERDAFTAVLCVSALAAWQLLQGLTLHGLSDRDGLDLVLTAVLYATACGAGLLIRRTRRARRAAEDLLKRAETERHRLPAAERRRMERELHDVSAHHLTAVVVTAGAALGLRERRPELAQEALEFAVETGREVTRALGAVRAPAPSREELPSPEERLQALVAGFRRLDQRVDCEIDPLPDGAVADAAYGIVREALTNVARHAPGAQTRVRCRYGDTRTDVVVTSAPPQAGSAAHGAGLGGGRGQGFLRARAREAGGTLTSGPTADGGWEVRAVLPGRTTAQAERTAPWSYRLAQLTAAVGLVLQPLLPVLVIRTETTSSGSHVSAGMFFALLAAAQAVALLWLRRAPRTAYAVLLGLALLWPLAMDTGGYTGSVVLPPALSMAATCWAVAVDAARARGGAMDRGCLIAVAPTLPLAVAAVAVHATAATAAVLDRGTTLPAWAVAGWTTAGAAVVVGAAWYGGAQRGRRDRAARGVQAESLAAWTEEAVRDAWAERRRIAAGLETTVLARTADMVTEAEAGRLDVTADRAREALAAMRALLDTVRDGETAPELRPQPTVQALDLLAHQCRATGRDVEIRLTDRVPQRLPTAVDLAAYHAAETLLATGGEESAVLELDAGDGTLTITATGVPRAADTAVRERLTARITPLGGTLATGPSGTVRLRLPLGATPDDEERER; via the coding sequence ATGAATCGAACCGACGACCGGCTGCTCCCGGTCCTGCTGATCTGCGCCCAGGCCGTGGTGTGGCCCGGGGCGGCGCTGGCGCGCGGAGACGTCCCGTCCGCGTCCGCCCTGCTCGTGGCGGCCCTGGTCGCCGGCCTGGTGACGGCCGCGCTCGCCCTGCGCCGTACCCGCCCGGTGACCACCCTCGTCCTGGTCGCCGCCGCCTGTGCGCTGGGCGCCGGGCCGCTGCCCACCGGGGCGACGGCGGTGCTGGGGACCGCGGGCGTCGCGCTGGCCCTGTTCACCGTGGCGACCGAACGGGACGCCTTCACCGCCGTGCTGTGCGTGTCGGCGCTCGCCGCCTGGCAGCTGCTGCAGGGCCTCACCCTGCACGGGCTGAGCGACCGCGACGGACTCGATCTCGTCCTGACCGCCGTGCTGTACGCCACCGCGTGCGGCGCCGGTCTGCTGATACGGCGGACCCGTCGCGCGCGCCGAGCGGCCGAAGACCTGCTGAAGCGGGCCGAGACCGAGCGTCACCGGCTCCCGGCAGCCGAACGCCGCCGTATGGAGAGGGAGTTGCACGACGTCAGCGCCCACCATCTGACGGCCGTGGTGGTCACGGCGGGGGCCGCCCTCGGGTTGCGCGAGCGTCGTCCCGAACTGGCCCAGGAGGCACTGGAGTTCGCGGTCGAGACCGGCCGCGAGGTCACCCGGGCGCTCGGCGCGGTACGGGCCCCCGCGCCCTCGCGGGAGGAACTGCCGTCGCCGGAGGAGCGGTTGCAGGCCCTGGTCGCCGGGTTCCGCCGACTGGACCAGCGGGTGGACTGCGAGATCGACCCGCTGCCGGACGGCGCCGTCGCCGACGCGGCGTACGGCATCGTGCGCGAGGCGCTGACCAACGTGGCACGGCACGCCCCCGGCGCGCAGACGAGGGTGCGGTGCCGCTACGGCGACACCCGCACGGACGTCGTGGTCACCAGCGCGCCGCCGCAGGCCGGTTCGGCGGCGCACGGTGCGGGCCTCGGCGGCGGACGCGGCCAGGGCTTCCTACGGGCTCGGGCACGGGAGGCGGGCGGCACCCTGACCAGCGGCCCTACGGCGGACGGCGGTTGGGAGGTGCGCGCGGTCCTGCCCGGCCGGACCACCGCCCAGGCGGAGCGGACCGCACCGTGGAGCTACCGCCTGGCGCAGCTGACGGCCGCCGTCGGCCTGGTCCTCCAGCCGCTGCTCCCGGTGCTGGTGATCCGGACGGAGACGACGTCGAGCGGCTCGCACGTCTCGGCGGGCATGTTCTTCGCACTGCTGGCGGCGGCCCAGGCGGTCGCCCTCCTGTGGCTGCGCCGGGCGCCCCGCACCGCGTATGCGGTCCTGCTCGGCCTGGCCCTGCTGTGGCCGCTGGCGATGGACACGGGCGGCTACACGGGTTCGGTCGTCCTGCCGCCCGCGCTGAGCATGGCGGCCACGTGCTGGGCGGTCGCCGTGGATGCGGCGCGAGCCCGGGGCGGTGCGATGGACAGGGGCTGCCTGATCGCAGTCGCACCGACCCTCCCTCTCGCGGTCGCGGCCGTGGCCGTCCACGCGACGGCTGCCACGGCCGCCGTCCTGGACCGCGGCACGACGCTCCCCGCCTGGGCGGTCGCCGGCTGGACGACGGCGGGGGCGGCCGTGGTGGTCGGTGCGGCCTGGTACGGCGGCGCCCAGCGCGGGCGTCGCGACCGGGCCGCCCGGGGCGTCCAGGCGGAGTCCCTCGCCGCCTGGACCGAGGAGGCCGTCCGGGACGCGTGGGCCGAACGCCGCCGTATCGCCGCCGGGTTGGAGACCACCGTGCTGGCGCGCACCGCCGACATGGTCACGGAGGCGGAGGCGGGCCGGCTCGACGTGACCGCCGACCGCGCCCGCGAGGCCCTCGCCGCGATGCGCGCCCTGCTGGACACGGTCCGCGACGGGGAGACGGCCCCCGAACTACGTCCCCAGCCCACCGTCCAGGCTCTCGACCTGCTCGCCCACCAGTGCCGGGCCACCGGCCGCGACGTCGAGATCCGACTGACCGACCGGGTGCCGCAACGGCTGCCCACCGCCGTCGACCTGGCCGCCTACCACGCCGCCGAGACCCTGCTCGCGACCGGCGGCGAGGAGAGCGCCGTGCTCGAACTCGACGCGGGCGACGGTACGTTGACGATCACGGCCACCGGTGTGCCCCGCGCCGCCGACACCGCCGTACGGGAACGGCTCACAGCGCGGATCACACCGCTCGGCGGCACCCTGGCGACCGGCCCGTCGGGCACGGTCCGCCTCCGGCTGCCCCTTGGCGCGACGCCGGACGACGAGGAGAGGGAACG
- a CDS encoding DUF5707 domain-containing protein → MSKRILVSSLVGVVAVGGIVAGGLAVASASAATEPTVKNSSVRYVAPSDSGAGSLTFTADVSDDSGVRGLKVIAWPASSKLDPTEAELRDVDSATCRSTSAETSRCTYTLPVTKKDAAESAQGAWYVSALATAKDGGTAFAPRAATFTVAP, encoded by the coding sequence ATGTCCAAGCGCATTCTCGTCTCGTCGCTCGTCGGTGTCGTCGCGGTCGGCGGCATAGTCGCCGGCGGCCTCGCCGTGGCCTCGGCCTCGGCCGCCACGGAGCCGACCGTGAAGAACAGCTCGGTCCGCTACGTCGCTCCGTCCGACAGCGGCGCCGGCTCGCTCACCTTCACCGCGGACGTGAGCGACGACTCGGGCGTCCGGGGTCTCAAGGTCATCGCCTGGCCCGCGAGTTCGAAGCTCGACCCGACCGAGGCGGAGCTGCGGGACGTGGACTCCGCCACCTGCCGGAGCACCTCCGCCGAGACGTCCCGCTGCACCTACACCCTGCCGGTCACGAAGAAGGACGCGGCCGAGTCGGCCCAGGGCGCCTGGTACGTCTCGGCGCTGGCGACCGCCAAGGACGGCGGCACGGCGTTCGCGCCCCGCGCGGCCACCTTCACCGTCGCACCCTGA
- a CDS encoding SMP-30/gluconolactonase/LRE family protein yields MLKNLSMSALSSAVLVVATAVAATALGPAPASAVSAPLGDARIAAHFDLAEGQMPENIALGPGGAAYVTFAGSRQIAEVSPQGATRILATLPEPADGGVHTPVLGFPLTLGIVRAHDGTLYFLYATGTADLTGVWRLRPGGVPQRIAALPADGLPNGLALDPRTSTLYVTDSVLGAIWSVPASGGAPTAWSTAPELAPTGFLGANGLKIHKGAVWATNLDQGTVLRIPVRRDGRAGAVRTEATGLPGIDDFAFTGHGDRLLAALNGPSEVALVQPDGSHSTVLTSADGLQNPTSIALRGDTVHVLSAAYLTAEDPNLLLAHLNDQGRS; encoded by the coding sequence ATGCTCAAGAATCTCTCGATGTCCGCCCTGTCGTCGGCGGTCCTCGTCGTCGCCACCGCCGTCGCCGCCACGGCACTCGGTCCGGCTCCGGCCTCGGCCGTCTCCGCGCCGCTGGGCGACGCGCGGATCGCCGCGCACTTCGACCTGGCCGAGGGCCAGATGCCGGAGAACATCGCCCTGGGGCCGGGCGGCGCCGCATACGTCACCTTCGCCGGGAGCCGACAGATCGCCGAGGTCTCTCCCCAGGGCGCCACCCGCATCCTGGCCACCCTGCCCGAGCCCGCCGACGGCGGTGTCCACACCCCGGTCCTGGGCTTCCCGCTGACCCTCGGCATCGTCCGGGCCCACGACGGCACCCTGTACTTCCTGTACGCCACCGGCACCGCCGACCTCACCGGCGTGTGGCGTCTGCGCCCCGGTGGCGTACCGCAGCGGATCGCCGCGCTGCCGGCCGACGGCCTGCCCAACGGCCTGGCGCTGGACCCCCGTACCAGCACCCTCTACGTCACCGACTCCGTGCTCGGCGCCATCTGGAGCGTGCCCGCCTCCGGCGGTGCTCCCACCGCCTGGTCCACCGCTCCCGAGCTGGCCCCCACCGGTTTTCTCGGCGCCAACGGGCTGAAGATCCACAAGGGTGCGGTCTGGGCCACCAACCTCGACCAGGGCACCGTTCTGCGCATCCCCGTCCGCCGGGACGGGCGCGCCGGCGCGGTCCGGACCGAGGCCACCGGTCTGCCGGGGATCGACGACTTCGCCTTCACCGGCCACGGCGACCGGCTGCTGGCGGCACTCAACGGCCCGAGCGAGGTCGCGCTCGTCCAGCCCGACGGCAGCCACTCCACCGTGCTCACCTCGGCCGACGGTCTGCAGAACCCCACGTCGATCGCGCTGCGCGGCGACACCGTCCACGTCCTGAGCGCCGCCTATCTCACCGCCGAGGACCCCAACCTGCTCCTCGCTCACCTGAACGACCAGGGCAGGTCCTAG
- a CDS encoding helix-turn-helix domain-containing protein, with the protein MNAKSQLGDFLRARRSQLRPEDVGVSTYGERRRVPGLRREELALLAGVSVSYYTRLEQGQSLSASVEVLDALAGALRLDESERRHLHDLTRADRQRTRSRRPAPERVTRAAGQLLDALADVPAIVLGRRGDVLAWNPQGHALFAGHVDPGAPEVSAQRPNMARLVFLDCHTRDLYADWPSKARAVVGSLRLVAGRHPQDAALHALVGELSARSTEFASMWADHRVRACTVAVYEMRHPLVGTLTVTQQTLSHGPGPNVVVATTEAASPSRAALTLLAQATGRDAAQAASRDAGQDATPAARARTRSPVTTG; encoded by the coding sequence ATGAACGCGAAATCGCAGCTCGGGGACTTCCTGCGGGCGCGGCGCTCGCAGCTGCGTCCCGAGGACGTCGGGGTGTCCACCTACGGGGAGCGCCGACGTGTGCCGGGACTTCGGCGCGAGGAGCTGGCGCTGCTGGCGGGCGTGAGCGTCTCCTACTACACCAGGCTGGAGCAGGGGCAGTCCCTGAGCGCGTCCGTCGAGGTGCTGGACGCGCTCGCCGGGGCGCTGCGGCTGGACGAGTCCGAGCGGCGGCACCTGCACGACCTGACCCGGGCGGACCGGCAGCGCACCCGGAGCCGGCGGCCCGCGCCGGAGCGCGTCACACGGGCGGCGGGTCAGTTGCTGGACGCGCTGGCGGACGTCCCCGCGATCGTGCTCGGCCGGCGCGGCGACGTGCTGGCGTGGAACCCCCAGGGTCACGCGCTGTTCGCCGGGCACGTGGACCCTGGCGCCCCCGAGGTGTCGGCGCAACGGCCCAACATGGCCAGACTGGTGTTCCTCGACTGCCACACCCGCGACCTGTACGCCGACTGGCCGAGCAAGGCCAGGGCAGTGGTGGGGAGTCTGCGCCTGGTGGCCGGCCGGCACCCGCAGGACGCGGCGCTGCACGCGCTGGTGGGTGAACTGAGCGCGAGAAGCACGGAGTTCGCCTCGATGTGGGCCGATCACCGGGTCCGGGCGTGCACCGTCGCCGTCTACGAGATGCGGCACCCACTGGTCGGCACGCTGACGGTCACTCAGCAGACCCTGAGCCACGGCCCGGGCCCCAACGTCGTCGTCGCCACCACGGAGGCGGCATCCCCCTCGCGGGCGGCGCTGACCCTGCTCGCCCAGGCCACCGGCCGGGACGCCGCCCAGGCCGCCAGCCGGGACGCCGGTCAGGACGCCACCCCGGCCGCCCGGGCGCGGACGAGGTCCCCAGTCACCACCGGCTGA
- a CDS encoding DUF2690 domain-containing protein translates to MKNLRRWAASASVLMMAGAGTAVAAPASAAPTASCYGSTCEGKDPSVYCADDATSPVGGIWLGQAYVELRYSPSCRAAWARISHASYNTLDQFTPYATVRRNSDGREYTCAVATTGTGCYTKMVNDINVTSYAKGMWDSGARTYEGRTSSY, encoded by the coding sequence ATGAAGAACCTTCGGCGCTGGGCCGCGTCCGCGTCCGTGCTGATGATGGCGGGGGCGGGCACCGCCGTCGCCGCGCCCGCCAGCGCCGCCCCGACCGCCAGCTGCTACGGGTCGACCTGCGAGGGCAAGGACCCCAGCGTGTACTGCGCGGACGACGCGACCTCCCCGGTGGGCGGGATATGGCTCGGCCAGGCGTACGTGGAACTGCGCTACAGCCCGAGCTGTCGGGCGGCCTGGGCGCGCATCTCCCACGCGAGCTACAACACCCTCGACCAGTTCACCCCGTACGCCACCGTCCGCCGCAACTCCGACGGTCGCGAGTACACCTGCGCCGTGGCGACCACGGGCACCGGCTGCTACACCAAGATGGTCAACGACATCAACGTCACCTCCTACGCCAAGGGCATGTGGGACAGCGGCGCGCGGACCTACGAGGGCCGGACCTCCTCGTACTGA
- a CDS encoding tetratricopeptide repeat protein, whose product MRLHLLGPLELRVAGRAFDVGQPRRRAVLAALAADAGRPVAVDTLVDRVWDTAPPDGARSVLYSHISRLRRLLDDAATEAAAGGREAQEPTIRISRASGGYVLEADEDAVDLLRFRALVAQGRERRSGTERARVLEEALRLWRGVPLAGLPGAWAERMRTGWTQERVEAALSWAEASLRQGTAEEVPGLLRPLMDDHPLSEPLAGMLIRSLSAAGRTAEAVHVYTEIRRQLAAELDIAPGSELQSAYEESLRETATERPPEAQPAPVPVPAQLPMDVRSFTGRDDQLIDLTRHLGAVEVTEDTEDTEDTGRTSAVVVSAVSGTAGVGKTALAVHWAHRVRDAFPDGQLYVDLRGYSPEEPVSAAQALAGFLTALGVPGPEIPLRLDDRAARYRTAVDGRRLLVVLDNAASTAQVRPLLPGSPTCKVLITSRDSLASLVSVHGAHRVTLDALRPHDALALLRALIGPRVEAERPAAADLAEQCGRLPLALRVAAELVLSRPVEPLAVLVAELRDHRRRLDLLESGDGDPRAAVRAVFSWSYERLPELPARLFRLLGLHPGPDVDAYSAAALAGESVDRVRRALDVLAGAHLLHRTGPGRHGMHDLLRAYAGELAGRHDTAADRDAAVTRLLDHCLAAAATAMDVLYPAERHLRPTVDIPAAGVPPLAPPLRTAEECRAWLRAAQPTLVALCSRTEEPGPSGHTVRLATTLHRHYERSGHYADALTVHTHALRAARSVADAHGEADLLACIGAVHRRLGDYDTAHRHHESALVLCRRIGYQAGEARHLTNVGVLHELRGQYRAAADHHERAVELFRAAGDAHGEADVLNNLGIVHELLEDYQASIDCYRRALDLYRAKDHQVGEASALGNLGIVLARLGDHPAAAGHFERALAVFRRLGYTGGEAHALSNLGNALCALGRYDEAAAHQHLALDLFRRTGERYGEAGALNGLGEALRGAGRHTEALDAHDAALDVALGIEEREEQARAHLGTALVRQALRDLVRATYHLEQALSLYTALGSPRVDEVRETLLLLKSP is encoded by the coding sequence GTGAGACTGCACTTACTCGGTCCCCTGGAACTGCGGGTCGCGGGGCGGGCGTTCGATGTGGGACAGCCGCGTCGTCGGGCGGTCCTCGCGGCGCTGGCCGCCGACGCGGGCCGTCCCGTAGCGGTGGACACCCTGGTCGACCGCGTCTGGGACACCGCCCCTCCGGACGGGGCACGGTCGGTCCTCTACTCCCATATCAGCCGACTGCGACGGCTCCTCGACGACGCCGCGACCGAGGCCGCGGCGGGCGGCCGGGAGGCGCAAGAGCCGACGATCCGCATCAGCAGGGCCTCCGGGGGATACGTCCTGGAGGCGGACGAGGACGCGGTCGATCTGCTGCGCTTCCGCGCGCTCGTCGCACAGGGGCGTGAGCGGCGCTCGGGCACGGAGCGCGCCCGTGTCCTGGAGGAGGCGCTGCGGCTGTGGCGCGGTGTGCCGCTGGCCGGGCTGCCCGGGGCGTGGGCCGAGCGCATGCGGACCGGCTGGACCCAGGAACGGGTCGAGGCGGCGCTCTCCTGGGCCGAGGCCTCGCTGCGGCAGGGGACCGCGGAAGAAGTGCCGGGGCTCCTGCGGCCCCTGATGGACGACCACCCGCTGTCCGAGCCCCTGGCCGGGATGCTGATCCGCAGCCTGTCCGCCGCCGGGAGGACGGCGGAGGCGGTGCATGTGTACACCGAGATACGTCGGCAGCTGGCCGCGGAACTGGACATCGCCCCGGGCAGCGAACTGCAGTCGGCATACGAGGAGTCGCTGCGCGAGACAGCGACGGAACGGCCCCCGGAAGCACAGCCCGCACCCGTCCCGGTCCCCGCCCAACTTCCCATGGACGTACGGTCCTTCACCGGCAGGGACGACCAACTCATCGACCTGACCCGGCATCTGGGCGCCGTAGAGGTCACGGAGGACACGGAAGACACGGAGGACACCGGCCGGACGTCGGCGGTGGTCGTGTCCGCCGTCTCCGGCACCGCGGGCGTCGGCAAGACCGCGCTGGCCGTCCACTGGGCCCACCGGGTGCGGGACGCCTTCCCCGACGGGCAGCTCTACGTCGACCTCAGGGGCTACAGCCCGGAGGAACCGGTGTCCGCGGCCCAGGCGCTCGCCGGGTTCCTCACCGCACTGGGCGTTCCCGGGCCGGAGATCCCCCTGCGGCTCGACGACCGCGCGGCACGCTACCGCACGGCCGTCGACGGACGGCGACTGCTCGTCGTACTCGACAACGCCGCGTCCACCGCCCAGGTCAGACCGCTGCTGCCGGGCAGTCCGACCTGCAAGGTCCTCATCACGAGCCGGGACTCCCTGGCGTCCCTGGTGTCGGTGCACGGAGCGCACCGGGTGACCCTCGACGCCCTCCGCCCGCACGACGCGCTGGCCCTGCTGCGCGCGCTGATCGGGCCGCGGGTCGAGGCCGAGCGCCCCGCGGCGGCGGACCTGGCCGAACAGTGCGGGCGGCTGCCGCTGGCCCTGCGGGTGGCGGCCGAGCTCGTGTTGTCCCGCCCCGTCGAGCCCCTGGCCGTCCTGGTGGCCGAACTGCGGGACCATCGCCGACGCCTGGACCTGCTGGAGTCCGGCGACGGAGATCCCCGGGCCGCCGTACGCGCCGTCTTCTCCTGGTCGTACGAGCGTCTCCCCGAACTGCCCGCGCGTCTGTTCAGGCTCCTGGGTCTGCACCCCGGACCCGATGTCGACGCCTACTCCGCCGCCGCCCTGGCCGGGGAGTCCGTGGACCGCGTTCGGCGGGCGCTCGACGTCCTGGCCGGAGCGCATCTGCTGCACCGGACCGGTCCCGGCCGCCACGGCATGCACGACCTGCTGCGGGCCTACGCCGGGGAACTGGCCGGCCGGCACGACACGGCGGCGGACCGGGACGCGGCCGTGACCCGTCTGCTCGACCACTGTCTGGCGGCGGCCGCGACGGCGATGGACGTCCTGTACCCGGCCGAACGGCATCTTCGCCCCACCGTCGACATACCCGCGGCCGGTGTGCCGCCGCTGGCGCCGCCCCTGCGGACGGCCGAGGAGTGCCGTGCCTGGCTGCGCGCCGCGCAGCCCACCCTGGTGGCGCTCTGCTCCCGGACCGAGGAGCCCGGTCCCTCCGGGCACACCGTGCGGCTGGCCACCACGCTCCACCGCCACTACGAGCGGTCCGGGCACTACGCGGACGCCCTCACCGTCCACACGCACGCCCTGCGCGCGGCCCGCTCGGTGGCGGACGCCCACGGCGAGGCCGACCTCCTGGCCTGCATCGGCGCGGTCCACCGGCGGCTCGGCGACTACGACACCGCCCACCGGCACCACGAGAGCGCCCTCGTGCTGTGCCGCCGTATCGGATACCAGGCCGGCGAGGCCCGCCATCTGACCAACGTGGGCGTGCTGCACGAGCTGCGGGGCCAGTACCGGGCGGCCGCCGATCACCACGAGCGGGCGGTCGAGCTGTTCCGTGCGGCCGGTGACGCGCACGGCGAGGCGGACGTGCTGAACAACCTGGGCATCGTGCACGAACTGCTCGAGGACTACCAGGCGTCGATCGACTGCTACCGGCGGGCACTGGACCTGTACCGGGCGAAGGACCACCAGGTCGGGGAGGCCAGCGCCCTCGGCAATCTGGGCATCGTCCTGGCGCGCCTGGGCGATCACCCGGCCGCGGCCGGGCACTTCGAGCGCGCGCTCGCCGTCTTCCGTCGCCTCGGGTACACCGGCGGCGAGGCGCACGCCCTGTCCAACCTGGGCAACGCGCTGTGCGCGCTCGGCCGGTACGACGAGGCGGCCGCCCACCAGCATCTGGCCCTGGACCTCTTCCGGCGGACCGGCGAGCGCTACGGCGAGGCAGGCGCCCTCAACGGCCTGGGCGAAGCCCTCCGCGGCGCCGGACGGCATACCGAGGCGCTGGACGCCCACGATGCGGCGCTCGACGTGGCGCTCGGCATCGAGGAGCGCGAGGAACAGGCCCGCGCCCACCTCGGCACGGCTCTCGTCCGGCAGGCACTGCGGGACTTGGTTCGTGCCACGTACCACCTCGAACAGGCCCTGTCCCTGTACACGGCGCTCGGCTCGCCACGGGTGGACGAGGTCCGCGAGACACTCCTGCTCCTGAAGTCCCCCTGA
- a CDS encoding EF-hand domain-containing protein has protein sequence MASDKARKLFEALDLDENGTLTREEVITALRTKGPTLAASGHLPFWGVGDPDASSALFDAADQNGDSVLTLEEFAAVADRRFGWR, from the coding sequence GTGGCGAGTGACAAGGCGCGGAAACTGTTCGAGGCGCTCGACCTCGACGAGAACGGGACGCTGACCCGCGAAGAGGTGATCACCGCCCTGCGCACCAAGGGCCCGACCCTCGCCGCGTCGGGGCACCTGCCGTTCTGGGGCGTGGGGGACCCCGACGCCTCCTCCGCGCTGTTCGACGCCGCCGACCAGAACGGGGACTCGGTACTGACCCTGGAGGAGTTCGCGGCCGTGGCGGACCGCCGTTTCGGCTGGCGCTGA
- a CDS encoding carboxymuconolactone decarboxylase family protein has product MTRRIFIDKQSPKAYHALLQTSEAVRATAADAGLERTVVELVNLRVSQLNGCAFCLDVHTKAALREGEDTRRLGVLAAWRDTGLFTPLERAALALAEATTAPTDAAAQEAAYADARQVLTEDQISAVIWVAVAINAFNRVSILSRHPVR; this is encoded by the coding sequence ATGACGCGACGGATCTTCATCGACAAGCAGAGCCCCAAGGCCTACCACGCACTGCTCCAGACGTCCGAGGCCGTGCGCGCGACCGCCGCCGACGCGGGCCTGGAGCGCACCGTCGTGGAACTGGTCAACCTGCGGGTGTCACAGCTCAACGGCTGCGCGTTCTGCCTCGACGTGCACACCAAGGCCGCCCTGCGGGAGGGCGAGGACACCCGGCGGCTCGGCGTCCTCGCGGCCTGGCGGGACACCGGCCTCTTCACTCCCCTGGAACGCGCCGCGCTGGCTCTCGCCGAGGCGACCACCGCCCCGACCGACGCCGCCGCACAGGAGGCCGCCTACGCCGACGCCCGCCAGGTCCTCACCGAGGACCAGATCTCGGCGGTGATCTGGGTGGCCGTCGCCATCAACGCCTTCAACCGGGTGTCCATCCTGAGCAGACACCCCGTGCGCTAG
- a CDS encoding phosphodiester glycosidase family protein gives MTRHQKRSGVRRKRPTRPTRRTSLTLLTALGTLAGAALAGATPAGAATWTTVAAGVTYRQYDLQAAAGVTHVHVLSVDLANAHVRLGLLYPGAVASRAPVSRQADAQKAVAGINGDFFNISETQHPGITATGASVGPAIANGKVLKGAVPDAQRFGPELPPGTNTRAVVGVAADGKARVDSLDLAGKVTATRSRVALSGLNQYALPVNGIGAYTSDWGSVSRLRAACGTDTSRGAACSSSTYEVTVKHGRVVSTASKPGSGSIAAGATVLVGRETGAQRLKTFKVGQRVTVTHGLTAASRATYRFAVGGYPVLSGGAPRSGLDARVSAVRTAVGIGNGGKRVYLLALDGAAAYRKGLTIAEVAAALKSLGATEGFSLDGGGSSTLVARPSGKTKVTVRNHPSDGTERPVPNGIGVFTQ, from the coding sequence GTGACACGACATCAGAAACGGTCCGGGGTACGCAGAAAGCGGCCTACGCGGCCTACGCGGCGGACGTCGCTGACGCTGCTGACGGCGCTCGGGACACTGGCCGGCGCCGCCCTCGCGGGCGCGACTCCGGCCGGCGCGGCGACCTGGACCACGGTGGCGGCGGGCGTGACGTACCGGCAGTACGACCTGCAGGCGGCCGCCGGGGTGACTCATGTGCACGTGCTCAGCGTCGACCTGGCCAACGCCCATGTGCGGCTGGGGCTGTTGTACCCGGGAGCGGTGGCGTCCCGTGCGCCCGTCTCCCGGCAGGCCGACGCGCAGAAGGCCGTCGCCGGCATCAACGGCGACTTCTTCAACATCTCCGAGACCCAGCACCCGGGGATCACCGCGACCGGCGCGAGCGTGGGTCCGGCGATCGCGAACGGGAAGGTGCTCAAGGGCGCGGTCCCGGACGCCCAACGGTTCGGACCCGAACTGCCGCCGGGCACGAACACCCGGGCCGTGGTGGGCGTAGCCGCCGACGGGAAGGCCCGGGTGGACAGCCTGGACCTCGCCGGCAAGGTGACCGCCACCCGCAGCCGGGTGGCGCTGAGCGGGCTCAACCAGTACGCGCTGCCGGTGAACGGCATCGGCGCGTACACCTCGGACTGGGGCAGCGTCTCGCGGCTGCGGGCCGCCTGCGGCACGGACACCAGCCGGGGCGCGGCGTGCAGTTCGAGCACCTACGAGGTGACGGTCAAGCACGGCCGGGTCGTGTCGACGGCGTCCAAGCCGGGCAGCGGGTCCATCGCGGCGGGCGCCACGGTGCTCGTCGGACGGGAGACGGGCGCGCAACGCCTGAAGACCTTCAAGGTGGGCCAGCGGGTGACGGTGACCCACGGGCTGACGGCCGCGTCCCGGGCGACGTACCGGTTCGCGGTCGGGGGCTATCCGGTGCTCTCGGGCGGAGCGCCGCGGTCCGGGCTCGACGCCCGGGTCTCGGCCGTGCGCACGGCGGTGGGCATCGGCAACGGCGGGAAGCGGGTGTACCTGCTCGCGCTGGACGGCGCGGCCGCGTACCGCAAGGGCCTGACGATCGCCGAGGTCGCCGCCGCCCTCAAGAGCCTCGGCGCGACCGAGGGCTTCAGCCTGGACGGCGGCGGCTCGTCGACCCTGGTGGCCCGCCCGTCGGGCAAGACCAAGGTGACGGTCCGCAACCACCCGTCCGACGGCACGGAGCGCCCCGTGCCGAACGGCATCGGCGTCTTCACCCAGTAG